The segment TGCGAAGTTCCCGTTTGGGACGGCGTTCATGCTCGCGGACAAGACCTACGGGACCCCCACCGGCGGCGGGAACTTCTACATCTTCCAGGGGATCCCCGCCGACCGCCAGCGGGCCGCGTGGCAGTTCGTCCAGTGGATGACCGCGCCCGAGCAGGCCGCGCGCTGGAGCGAAGCGTCGGGCTACGTCGCGGTCCGCAAGTCGGCGTTCGGGGTCGCGTCGTACAAGGCGTACACGGACAAGTTCCCACAGGCGCTCACCGCTCGCGATCAGCTGGCGTACGCACAGGCCGAGCTGGCCACGCACCAGAGCGGACAGATCCAGCTGATGTACTCAGACCACCTGCAGGCGATCCTGACTGGCAAGGAGACCGTGGATCAGGGGCTGCGGACCGCGCAGCAGAACGCGGACAAGATTCTCGCGCCGTTCCAGAAGAAGTAGCATCCCGGTCTTCATGCGGATCACGTTTCTCGGGACCGGCGACGCGTTCGCGAGCGGCGGTCGATTTCACACGTGCATCTTCGTCGAGGCGGGCGCGGACCAGTTCTTGGTCGACTGCGGCGCGTCCGCGATCACCGCGTTGCAGCAGCGCGGCGTGGACACGGCCTCGATCGGGACGATCTTCCTGAGCCACCTCCACGGTGATCACTTCGGCGGGTTGCCGTACGTGATCATGGACGCGCACTTCGTTCGGAAGCGCACCGCGCCGCTGCTCGTCGCCGGACCGCCCGGGACGTCCGCGCGCATCATCGCGATGATGGACGCGCTCTATCCGGGCGCGTGGGCGGAAGGCTGGCGGTTTCCGCTGGAGATCGTCGAGCTCACGCCCGGGCAGCCGCGGGCA is part of the bacterium genome and harbors:
- a CDS encoding extracellular solute-binding protein, which encodes AKFPFGTAFMLADKTYGTPTGGGNFYIFQGIPADRQRAAWQFVQWMTAPEQAARWSEASGYVAVRKSAFGVASYKAYTDKFPQALTARDQLAYAQAELATHQSGQIQLMYSDHLQAILTGKETVDQGLRTAQQNADKILAPFQKK
- a CDS encoding MBL fold metallo-hydrolase; this encodes MRITFLGTGDAFASGGRFHTCIFVEAGADQFLVDCGASAITALQQRGVDTASIGTIFLSHLHGDHFGGLPYVIMDAHFVRKRTAPLLVAGPPGTSARIIAMMDALYPGAWAEGWRFPLEIVELTPGQPRAFGATTVTPYLVRHESGAPPFALRFERHGKAFAFSGDTEWTDALTDAARGTDLMICECNSYDRKIRFHTDLPTLLAHRDALDTKRLIITHLGPAMLAHRDALPVEHADDGLVITL